In Microbacterium laevaniformans, a single window of DNA contains:
- a CDS encoding AAA family ATPase, with translation MTGIQEPRPAQTTRWHVVTGGPSSGKTTTVNLLRGRGYTTTIEHARHYIDLQRITGRSTAEVRARQSEFQRAVVDMQIEQERSLDPQQTVFLDRALPDSLAYYRFLGLAPGTALLGALAGARYATVFLLDLLPLAPDYARTEDPAAQRRIHDLLGLVYQELGFPVVTVPALAPDARVDFILERASVGTPAERGVS, from the coding sequence ATGACCGGCATCCAGGAGCCGCGGCCCGCACAGACCACCCGTTGGCACGTCGTGACGGGCGGTCCCAGCTCGGGCAAGACCACCACGGTCAACCTGCTGCGGGGCCGCGGGTACACGACCACGATCGAGCACGCCCGCCACTACATCGACCTGCAACGGATCACCGGGCGCAGCACCGCGGAGGTGCGGGCACGGCAGAGCGAGTTCCAGCGCGCCGTCGTCGACATGCAGATCGAGCAGGAACGCTCCCTCGACCCGCAACAGACCGTGTTCCTGGACCGTGCTCTGCCGGACTCGCTCGCCTACTACCGCTTCCTCGGCCTCGCCCCCGGCACCGCCCTGCTGGGCGCGCTGGCCGGCGCCCGGTACGCGACGGTGTTCCTGCTTGACCTGCTCCCGCTGGCGCCCGACTACGCGCGCACCGAGGACCCCGCCGCGCAGCGGCGCATCCACGACCTGCTCGGGCTGGTGTACCAGGAGCTGGGCTTTCCCGTCGTCACCGTCCCCGCACTCGCCCCCGACGCGCGCGTCGACTTCATCCTCGAACGAGCATCGGTCGGCACTCCAGCCGAGAGGGGCGTGAGCTGA
- a CDS encoding metal-sensitive transcriptional regulator, translated as MAHGYVDNKPALLARLSRAEGQVRGIARMIDEDVYCIDVLTQVSAATKALESVALSLLEDHLAHCVAQATAEGGPLAEEKLREANAAIARLVRS; from the coding sequence ATGGCACACGGGTATGTGGACAACAAGCCGGCGCTGCTGGCGCGGCTGAGCCGCGCGGAGGGTCAGGTGCGCGGGATCGCGCGGATGATCGACGAGGACGTGTACTGCATCGACGTGCTGACCCAGGTGTCGGCGGCGACGAAGGCGCTGGAGTCCGTCGCGCTGTCGCTGCTGGAAGACCACCTCGCGCATTGCGTCGCGCAGGCGACCGCCGAAGGCGGCCCGCTCGCGGAGGAGAAGCTCCGCGAGGCGAACGCCGCGATCGCGCGCCTCGTGCGCTCCTAA